The Virgibacillus sp. SK37 region TCTTCAATGGAATCAAATTTAACATTTGTCATACCGATTTCTTGCCCTTGATATATAAAAGGGGTACCTTGCATGAGGAAATACATTGTTGCAAAGCTTTTTGCAGCTTCCTTACGTTTTTTGGTATCTTGAGCCCATGTAGAAACAGAGCGTGGTTGATCATGATTCTCTAAAAATAATGCATTCCAGCCAATACCATCCAAGCCTGTTTGCCATTTGCTTAATGTATGTTTTAGTGCTTCGATATCAAGTCCTCCGGTACTACTTGTCCCCCATAAATCTAAATGCTCAAATTGGAAAATCATGTTAAACTTGCCTTCTTTTTCACCAACCCATTCGTTAGCCTGTTCAATACTCACACCATTTGCTTCACCAACTGTCATAATATTATAGTTAGCAAAGGTTTTCTCTTTTAACTCTTCTAAATAAGTTTGAATGCCTGGTCGGTTCATGTGTCCTTCATAGGAAGGTACATAGGTTTTATTTTCTGGATTTGGTAAATCAGGAAATCCAGCCTTTTTCTTTATGTGAGAAATCGCATCAATCCTAAAACCGTCTATCCCCTTATCCAACCACCAATTCACCATTTTATACAAAGCGTAACGAACCTCTGGATTTTCCCAATTCAAATCAGGTTGTTTTTTTGAAAATACATGCATGTAATACTCGTTTGTTTCTTCATCATATTCCCATACTGATCCACCAAAGATAGATTCCCAGTTATTTGGAACTGCTCCATCTTTACCTTCATGCCAAATATAATAATCACGATAGGCATTGTCTTTACTAGAACGCGATTCTATAAACCAAGGATGCTCGTCTGAGGTGTGATTGATAACCAAATCCATAATTAATTTCATATCTCGAGCATGTACTTCTTTTAGTAATATATCAAAGTCTTCCATGGAGCCGAACTCTGACGAAATAGCTTGATAATCGCTAATGTCATATCCATTATCATCATTAGGAGATTGATAGATCGGTGAAATCCATATTACATCTATCCCTAAATTTTTTATGTAATCAAGCTTGGAAATAATTCCTTGCAGATCCCCAATACCATCACCATCAGAGTCCATAAAACTTCGAGGGTAAATTTGATAAGCAACTGCCTCTTTCCACCATTTTTTTTTCATCATGCTGCCTCCTATAATTCATTAAATTGGACTATTTTTCATATCTAAAACATTTAAGTAAATACGATAAAATGCTGAATAGGAAATAAATGCTATAAGCGCGCCAGTAAAGAAAGGCAGTAAAACAAGCCAGCCACCTATACTAATATATAAAATACCGCTACTTGCAAATAAATGAATAAAAAATAACTTAGGACTTACCAGCGTAAGAACAAAAGCTTTTTTCATTAAAACTGTCAACTTTTCATCATAATGAGCAAGTACAATAAAAAAGTTAATAGTAAAAATATAAATTACAACACCCAGTCCTAATATGCAGAACAGCAACAGAACGTTTATTTGTCTAACATATATAAAGTCAATAACTAAGATTGCCCATATACCAGTCAGTAAGAGTCCACCTAACAAACTGAAGCAATAATTTTTTCTGAAATATGTGAAGTAAGTTTTGATTAATGAACATTGTTCCTTTTTTAAAATCCAATCTCTTACCATAGCGAATAAAGCCGAAGTTGCAGGAAAAAACAGAAAAGGTGCCAACAGCAGTATTCCAATCGCTAAAATATATCTACTCTCTTTAGTCTCTGCGTATACAAAATTTAATAAGAGGTAAGCAATAGGCAGGTTTGATATAAACCAAGCGATATTAGTGATGGATAGACGCATAAACCATTCACTTAATTGATATATAATTGGCTTTTCATTACCCATTTAAATCCCTCCATTTAATAATGCGAAATCCTCCTCAAATGATTATTAATTTTTCGGAGGTTCTTGTAATGGCTGACATGATTCTCTTCTTTTAATAACAGTTGGAATGATGATACTCTTCTTATAGGCGGAAGTTTCCTTAATTTCTTGTACGACACATTTTGCTGCTTCATGTCCTAGTAAAAAAACTTGTGTATCTACAGATGTAAGTGCAGGACTCGATAATTGAGCAATTAATGCATTATTAAAACTTATAATACTTAATTCTTCAGGAACATCGATACCTTCCTTACGACATATTTGTAATACTTTCATCGCAACTAAGTCATCCGTTACTACAAGCGCAGTTGGTGGCCGATTTAGATTCATAAAACGAGATAAAATGTCATCCAATTCACTGTTAATGTCTGAGTTTGCAACGTATTCTTCCTTTAGAGGCAATTTATTTTTTGTTAGGGCATGCTGGTATCCTTTTAGTCTGTCGTTAGACACTTCATATTCTAAATCTCCCCCAATATAACCAACCGTTTGATGTCCCAGACCAATTAAGTAATCTGTTGCTTCTTCAGCTGACTTAACATTGTCATTATCAACAAACATAATTTTATCAGCATAATCATTAGGTCTACCTACAAGCACAAAAGGAACCTTACTTTCAATTAAATATGGAATCACTTTATCCCCGCGTTTTGAATAGGTAACAATCATTCCATCAACCCTTTTGCCTCGAACCATCTTAACAACATTTTCATAAATTTCTTCTTCAGACTCCCCGGTTGTCAGTGTTATATTATAATCTTCTTTATTAAAATATGCGCTAATTCCCCGTAAAACTTCTGGAAAGAATGGGTCATGCAACGAGTCACTTGCAGACTTTTTCATTACTATCCCTATGGTTCGAGTTTTTTGCTGTGCAAGTACATGTGCATTATAATTCAGATGATAGCCTAGCTCCTTCATTACCTGATGTACTTTGCGCTTTGTGTTTTCACTAATGCGTGGGCTATTGGAAATTACCCTTGATACGGTTGAAGGTGAAACATTTGCTTTTTTAGCAACATCTTTTATCGTAACTGCCATTATTGATATCTCCTATCTGCAATAAAGACTATTTTCTCGTTTATTAGGCGAATATTACTTAACAGCCCCTTCAGCAACACCATTAATAATTTGCTTTTGAGCAAAGAAGTAACCGATAATCACTGGCAATATAGCAATTGTTAAGCCAGCTAATGCGAGATGCCATTGCTTTGTATATTGCCCAAAGAAATAAAACATTTTTAAAGGTATCGTTGCCTGGTTTTCTGATAAAACAAGAGATGGGAGCAGATAATCGTTCCAAATCCAAATTACATTTAGAATAGCTACTGTAACGGTAATTGGTTTTAAAAGAGGAAAAATAATATGAATGAAGGTCTGAAATTTATTAGCACCATCGATAATTGCTGCTTCATCCAATGACTTGGAAATACCTGTCATAGCTCCGTGGTATAGGAAAATGGACAAGCTTGAACCGAAACCTAAATACATAAATATTAGTCCAAAACGATTTAACATTTCTACTTTACCAAACAACGCTACAAGCGGAATCATCACAGACTGAAAGGGAATTAGCATTGCTGATACAAATATTAATAATAAAGCACCACTTAATCTGCTTCTATTTCTTGCCAGTGCATAACCAGCCATAGAAGTAAAAAACAATATGATAATAACACTTAAGCCAGTTATAAATATTGAATTAAACAAAGATTGAATAAAATTCAAGTCAACAAAAGCCTCTTTAAAGTTTTCTATTGATAATGTGCCAGGCAAATTTAATACATCAGTAAATATTTCTCTTTTAGATTTAAATGCGTTAACAAGCATTAAGTAAAATGGTGATAACCACAATAAGCCTAGGAGGATGCCAATTATTTCAACAAGAAAGAGTTTCCGTTTTTTATACATTACAGGTCAACCTCCCGTTTTTTATTATAATACACTTGTGTAAGTGCAATTGCAGCAACCATTACGAAAAAGACTACAGCTTTCGCCTGTCCATAGGCCATTTCATTTGCACTGAAGGCGGTATTCACAATTTCCATCGCTACCATTTGGGTAGACTGAAAGGGTCCTCCATTAGTCAGCGATAAATTTTGGTCATAAATTTTAAATGAGTTTGATAAAGTTAGAAACATACTAATTGTAAAAGCTGGAGCTACTAAAGGAAATGTAATACTTTTAAATCGTTGCCAACTGTTAGCCCCATCTATTTCAGCAGATTCTTCTAATTCCTTAGGGATGTTCTGCAAATATGCTATATAGATAATCATAATATAACCAGCCATTTGCCAGCAGGTTAGAATAACTAATCCCCAAAAACCTGTGGCAGTTGTAGAGAGCCAGCCAGTTAAAGCTTCAATACCAAGTGCTTTTCCAATATCTCCAAATACGTTAATAAAAATAAACTGCCATATGAAACCAAGAATAAGTCCTCCAATTAAATTTGGCATAAAGAAAATAGTTCGCAGAAAGTTATTTGTTTTAATGTGACGCGTAACAAGAATCGCTAACCCTAACCCCAACACATTTAAAATAATTACAGTAACAACAGAAAATTTTATTGTAAACCAAATAGAATTAAGAAAAAGCTCGTCGCTAAATAATCGCGTATAATTTTCCAGGCCAATAAACTTTGTGGCAACTAAACCATTCCAATCAGTAAAAGAGTAAATCGTTCCGTAAATCAATGGGACGACAACTACAAGACCAAGTGCTACTAAAACAGGCGTCAAAAATAACCAAAACGACACATCTCTATTTTTCAAGGTAAATCCCTCCCAATAAAAAACATTAAAAAAGACAAGCTAACAAACATGGCACTATTTGTTAGCTTGTTTGTCCCGTTACTTCCTTTTTTCCTCCCATTTCGAAATAGCATCTTTCTCAAGTTCTTCCCATGTCATATCGCCAGCTAAATATTGCTGAGCATTCGCTCCCATCACTGCCGTTCCCCACGGATTGCTCGGATAACCTGCAAATATCCAACCAATTGTTTTTCCTTCAGAGGCATACTCATAAATATCTTGTGACAACGGATCGGAAATTTTCTCTGTATCATAGCCTTCATAAGCAGGTATGAATTTAAGCTCATTCAAAACGGCTTCTTTTCCTTCATCAGAAGTATACATCCAATCCAGAAATTTTTTGGAGGCTTCAACAACCTCTTTATCAGAATTATTATTAACTGCCCAGTAGTTTGGAACTCCCACCGGAATACTACCTTCAAAACCTTCTACCGGAATTGGCAGTACGCCAATATTCTCAGCAACTTCAGGATCCATTTGTTCAACCGATGGATAAACCCAGTTTCCTTGTTGAATCATCGCTACACGTTCAAGCGAAAAATACTCTTCCACTTGTTGAGAATAATCCAGACTTAACACCGGCTGCACAGAATATTTATTTTGCAAATCCAGAAAACGCTTCATTTCTTTGCCTCTTTCAAATTTTACCGTATCAGATTCAAACGCTTTCATTACATCGTGGTCAAATTCAGGAGCCAAGAAAGCATTTGCCAAATGATCACCCATTACCCATGCTTCCTTACCAGGTAAGGCAAAAACCGCTTCTATCTCCAGCTCATCTTTTTTACTGTCTAACTTTTCAACAGCTTGCTCTAAATCTTCGAACGTAAGTATCTCTTCTGGTTTTATGCCAGCCTCTTCAAATAGACGCTTATTATAAATTAGTCCATATCCTTCTTGGTTAAATGGCAAACCCAGTATTTTATCACCATCCTGAACTGTTGCTAAGGTACCATCAATAGCTGCCTTTGCAGCTTCTGTATCTGACATATCTGCTAAGTATTTTTTATAGTCAATTACATCTTGCGGGCCAGTCACATTAAAGATATCCGGTTCATCACCAGAGGAGAATTGAGACTTTAAGACAGGAGCATATTCCGTTCCGCCGCCCACTGTTTTAACGTTAATTTTAACATCTGGATTTTTTTCTTCATATTGCTTGGCCAGTGCTTCAAATTGGTCCTTAAACTCTACCTTCCCTTGGAAAATATCAATAGTAACTTTATCTCCGGAACTCGCTTCACTGTTGTTCGATTTATTGCTATCATCTGATGAACAACCTGCTAAAAACAAACCAATTATCATTGCAACAACTGCTACCTTTGAAAACAAATGCTTTGCTCTCATTTCACTCAACTCCCCTTTTTGGTGTTAGCTCATTCATGAATACGTTTGCATTCTTTAATAAAATTATGCACACATATTATAAACAAGTTAAAAGTATAGCAATTAAAACAAGGATGGCACTAGTGAGTCACTCTTATACATTTATGTGCATTTATTGCGCAACCGTTTGCATTAATTGCTAGTTAAATAATAGCATTCTACTAAATAAATTACAAGTGGAAATTATCAAAAAAATGAGAGGTGAAAATTCTATCCTGAAAACTTGTAGACGTAAGCTCAATAAACTTATATAAAAGAACTAAAAAGTCTAAATAAGCACCTTTAGGTTTGAATTAAGTAGTATAATTCGAGTGGGTATCACTTAAAGATCAATTAGAATTTATTCATGTTCTTTGTGACATAAAAATTATTTATTATAGGAACTCACAACCCAATAAAAGACCGAATGATGTGAATACACCAAACGGTCTTTTTCATTTAACAGCCCGCTAAAAAGTCATAGCGAGCTGCAATTACCTACATTATTAGAATAATAGGATTCTCTTTAACTCTACCAAAGCTGTCCTCTCTACTACCCCCGAAAAGAACCCGACGCCGCTCCTCCAACAGAATAATGCTGCCACTCATATGGAAGCAGCTCCTGGTACATGGGCTGAAGGAAGCGGTCATCGATCAGGGCGATGATGCCATGGTCTGTATCTGTACGAATGAGCCGCCCGCCTGCTTGCAGTACTTTATTCATCCCAGGATAAACATACGCATAGTTATAACCGTTGTGCCCATTGGCCTGGAAATGATCCTTAATGATATCCCGTTCAAATCCAATTTGCGGCAGACCGACTCCGACGATTATTACTCCTGATAAACGATCTCCTTTCAAATCCACTCCCTCGGAAAAAATCCCGCCTAATACAGCAAACCCAACGAGCCGCTCCTCATTTTCTTGAAAGGAATTCAAAAAGTCCTCCCGCCGTTCCTCTGTCATGCCTGTTTCCTGTAAGATCACTTTTTCTCCCGGTGCTGTTGCGGTAAACTGCTCATATACCTGCAGCATATATTTATAGGATGGGAAAAATACGAGAAAATTCCCTTCCCTCTGCTGTAATAAATCAACGATAAATTGGACCATCGGCTCTAACGTATGCTCCCTGTCACGATACCTAGTTGATAAAGGCTGGATAATCACTTCCGCATTTTCACGCTGAAACGGGGACGGGATGGATACAACATAATCTTCCGCCTTTCCACCAAGCAAGTCCATATAGTAGCCTGCAGGGGTTAGCGTGGCAGAGAAGAAGATCTTGGAACGAAATCCTTTACCCATTTGCTTTAGCTGATGGGAAGGATCCAGGCAAAACAACTTTAACTGAACATCACTACCCTCAAGCGTCATATAACTGGTAAAACGCTTATCATACAATCTGGCAATTTTCACAAACGCCTGGGCACTAAAGTAGCCATTCAGCAATAATTCCTCCGCTTCCCCGCCACGCATTAGCTCTTCTTCTGCCGCATACGCGAAGGCATCCACGACATGTACAAGCTTTTCATCCAATTCTTTTTCCAGCTGTTGATTTTGCTTCTTCTTTTCCAAAAAATACTCATTTACGGCATTTGCCGATTTGGCTATAACTTCATTTTCATCTTTATACATCCGGTATATAGCAAGAAATGTTTCCTTCTCCACGGTTGCCGAATACATCTCTCGCGCACGATCGACAAGATTATGTGCCTCATCAACGAGCAACGCAGACTTTTTCCTCTGTTCATCCAACAGTCGCTGCAAGGACACCTTTGGATCAAAAATATAATTATAATCGCAAATCACTGCATCTGCTGCATATGCCAAATCTAATGAAAACTCAAACGGACAGACGGTATGCTTGCGTGCATATTGTTCAATCACCGATCGGGTCATTAATGTCTCGTTCTGCAAAATATCCAATATTGCTCCATTAATTCGATCATAATACCCATTGGCAAAAGGACATTCCGCCTTGTCACAATTTACCTGTTCCTGAAAACAAATCTTATCCTTAGCTGTAATTGTAACGACCGTAATTGCCAGACCCTTTTCCTGTAACAGACGGAAAGCTTCTTCTGCGGCAGTTCGGGTAATCGTCTTTGCTGTCAGATAAAAGATTTTTTCCAAGTGACCCTCGCCAATCGCCTTTATAGAAGGAAAAATGGTTGAGATTGTCTTCCCGATTCCCGTCGATGCTTTGGCAAACAGTGTCTTCTGTTCTTGAATCGTTTTATACACAGCTCCCGCAAGCTTGCGTTGTCCGTCCCTATAGCTATCAAACGGAAATGCCAGCATCTTTGTACTTTCATCCCGTTTCTGCTTCAGTTCTATGCGGAGTCTGGCATACGGAGCATATTGGGCAATCACATCCATGACAAAATCGGCCAATTCCTCACGCGTTAAGCTTCGCTGAAAATATTTCTTTTCCTCTGTACGAACTTGTATGTAGGTGAGCTGAATATTTATCTTCTCCAGATCATTATCTTTTGCATAAATATAGGCATAGACCGTTGCTTGGGCCCAGTGAACAGGATAGCTATCCTCCGTGATAACTTCCAGCGACCCGGAGGTTGATTTAATTTCATCAATGGTCAGTGATCCATCATCACTTTTAAGAAGGCCGTCACAGCGTCCATCTATTTGAAACAACATCTCTTCAAAAGGGACTTCGGTTTTTAGATAAACTTCCTTTTGATCGTTTTTACCGTACGTCTTTTGAACTTTCTGGTGTGCCTTAGTGCCGTCCACCAAAGGTTGCGAACTGCGGAAACCAGTTTCTATACTGCCACTGCGAAAAACATACTCCACTAGCGTCCTCGCAGCTATTTTTATGCTCTGCTTCATATTATCACCCGAAAAATTTAGCGTTGCTTTTAGTGTAGCATGCGGGGAGGAAGGTGTCATCTTTTCGGGGAACATTTGTTTTGGTTGGATGATTGTACACTGGGTCTCTATCAACGCCTGGATTTATCTCCTCTGGCTACTCAAACGTTTACAGGGCTTGTCCTCATTTTCTATGGTGATTCTCCCCACAAAAAGGTAAAATGGAAAAGTAGTAAAAAATAAGGAGAAGATTATGCTATTATTCCTAAACTTTTTTAAAAAGAAAAAGAACGAAGAGCCAAAACAAATACATACTAACCCCCAGAAACCCCAAAAAACAAATGAGCATGTAGCTACCAGAAAAGGTGAGATAGGAGAATACAAGATTGATATTCAATTGGATCAGCTACCAAAAGGTTATCGCTACCTTAGTGATCTTCTTGTGAAAAATCCAAAAGCGAAGTCAGGACATTCACAAATTGACCACGTCGTCTTAACTTCCCATGGTATATTTACCATCGAAACAAAGAACTACCAAGGGACCATCTATGGCGGAAAAGACCGGAAAACATGGTTGGTTAATGGTAAGTTTAAAATGATGAATCCTTTCGTGCAAAACTATGGACATATAGAGGCATTAAAAACATTAATTGATAAAAAATACCATGACCTATTTATCTCCATGGTATCTTTTACAAAACGTTCCACATTTAAAGTAGGCGATGATTACCGTAAAATAGCATCCAATGAACTCATCGTATATGACATTGAATTATCAGAGTTCCTCCATAGGAAGGTATCCGTACTGAAGATTCATCACAAAGAACCACTCCTATCTGAGAAAGACATTGACACAATCTATCATACCTTATTAAAGGCTAATATTACTGATTCTAAGATTAGAGAAGAGCATAAGCATGCATTAAAAACAAATACATCGATAGAAGATTCCAGTTCAAATTCTACTTGTGTCATTTGCAATAAACCTGTTTCACAAAAAGTAGAAGCATTCTGTTTATCAAATAAAAAATTCAATGGGAAAATCTTTTGTTATGCACATCAGAAAACGGCTAACTAAAACAATAAGTAAATCCACGAAACGGCATCCGTCGTTTCGTGGATTTCTTGATAATATTAATATAAACTCTCAGTCTCTCCTAAACCTTCCCTAAGAAATATACTTCAGCAAATACCATCCCTCCTAACCCCAGTGACAGACAGCCTATAAAGATGATAAAGTAAGGAAAGTTAATTCATAAAGAACAGAATGATAAGCTCAAATTTAGCAGAAACAAAATGGAGGAAACTATGAACTATAAAACTATTTTATTCGATGTGGATGATACATTAATGGACTTTGGTGCCTCAGAAAAAAGTGCTCTTCACTATACTTTTCTTGCTTACAAATTACCAACGGGATTAGTGGATTACCAACCTGATTACAGAAAAATCAGCAAAGGGCTATGGAGGGATCTGGAGCAGGGGCTTTTATCTGTAACCGAACTAGGGGTAGAGAGGTTTAGAAGGCTCTTTCTTCAGCATGAACTTGATATTAATCCGAAAACATTCAATGAAGTATATCTTAACTATCTCGGTAAAGAAGTACATCACATGGATGGAGTCTTAGAATTATTTGATCAGCTTAACGACTATAAGCTAGGTGTTGTAACAAATGGATTCACTACAGTGCAAAATTCTAGATTGAGTCGTTCTCCGCTATATAAAAGCTTCGACCATATCATTACTTCTGAGGATGCCGGTTACCAGAAGCCTCACGTAGGTTTCTTTGATTATACCTTTTCTAAACTAGGTATTAAGGAGAAGGAGGATGTTTTGATCGTTGGTGACTCATTAACATCTGACATCCAAGGTGGAATCAATTACGGTGTAGATACTTGCTGGTTCAATCCACATAAAAAAGAGAACAACACGGAAATTAAGCCAACCTATGAGATCTGTGAACTGGCAGAGCTTATAGAAATAGTAGAAAAAGAGAAAGTTTAAGCTCCTTTTTACGCTTGTATCTATTTCTACACCACGGGCCCAAAGTATGACATCAATCTCCTTTTTCTACCAAATTTAGTGCTATTAACTCTTTCATTCTAAACTATTTAGAATATTATAGAAATAGTATACTAGAATTGGAGTGATTTATTTGTTAAGGAGAAAAGGCACTAAATCTTTTTCATGGTTGCTAACATTAGTGATGGCAGTGAGTCTTGCTATGCCATCATTAAGCTATGCTGACGAGGCGGAAAGCAATAGCATTCAACAAGCGTATGAGCTCGATGATGGGGTTACTGCAGAAAAGTATGATTATGCAGATGCTATTAAAGAGACCATCTATGTGGAATCTACATTGGATAGTGATGAAGATGGGACCCCCGATCGAATTGCAGCAGACATCATCCGACCAAAGGAATCAAACGGCGACATGAAGGTGCCTGTAATTATGGATGCAAGCCCATATTACGAGAGTCTTGGGCGTGGAAACGAATCTGAAATAAAGGATACTGACGGTGATGGTGTCAATGATATGTTTCCATTATTTTATGACAACTACTTTGTTCCGAGAGGATATGCTGTGGTGCAAGTAGATATGGTAGGGACTAACAACTCGGATGGTTGCCCGACAACAGGCGGCTTTGAAGAAATAGAAAGTATTAAAGTCGTAATAGAATGGTTAAACGGAAAAGGCAAAGCATGGGACGAAAACGGAGATGAAATTGCTGCAGACTGGTCAACAGGAAAGGTTGGTATGATTGGCAAATCCTATGATGGTACATTGGCTAACGGTGTGGCCGCTACTGGCGTGGAGGGCCTCGAAACAATTGTCCCGATCGGAGCAATCAGTAGTTGGTACGATTATTATCGCTATGAAGGTATTTCGTTTCGCAAAAATGGTCCCAACGGTTTATCCAAGTTGGTCACAAGCAGCGAAAGAGTCCCTGCCTGTGCCCCAGTTCGTGAGAATATCAAGGAAAAAGCTGACGACGAAACTGGTGACTATAACTCCTTTTGGGATGAACGCAATTATATAAAAGATGCACATAACATAGAAGCAAGTGTATTCGTTGTACATGGTATTAATGATTATAATGTGAAGGCAAATCACTTTTCAAACTGGTGGGAAGTTTTAAAAGAAAATGATGTGCCAAGAAAACTCTGGCTTACCCAAACAGGACATGTGGATCCATTTGATTTCCGTAGAGAAGAATGGGTTAATACCCTCCATCGCTGGTTTGATCATTGGTTACTAGATATTGATAACGGAATTATGGACGAACCGGCTGTAGATATTGAACGGGAAGCAGATGAATGGGAGACCTACTCTTCCTGGCCGGATCAGAATGCGAAAGCTGTGAAAGTAAGACTTGCACCTGCCGTTGGCAACCTACCAGGTGTGTTAACAACAGGGCCGGTTAAAGGCAATTTCACCCAAACCTTCGTTGATGAACCGTACCAGCGTGAAAGCGCAATGGTAGAGGATGAATTTTCAACAAAGGAAAATAGGTTAATGTTCATGACCCCAAAATTGGAAGATGATCTTCGACTAAGTGGGATTCCGGAAATTGATATTCGCGCAAACGTTAATAAAGAAGATACTAATTTAACCGCGCTTATCGTGGATTACGGAGCAGATGAAAGAGTCAATCATCGTGACCGTGGTGAAGGTGTTCGTACCCTTGAAGAGGAAAGCTGTTGGGGACAAAGCACAGCAGCCGATGATGCTTGTTATAAAGAAACAGAAAAGACAACTCATGAGGCACCATATGAAATTGTCACACATGGTTGGATGGATGCAACAAACTGGAAAACTCTTGATTATACAGACTTGCTAAAACCTGAGAAAAGCTACCGTTTCCAATGGGATACACTACCAGAGGACTATGTCTTTAAGGAAGGTCATCGGATTGGTATTGTTATTGCAGGTAGTAATTACCAACGCTTACTTCCTATGCAAAACAAAGCAACCATTGAAGTCTCTTTAGGACAGAGCAAGGCACTTCTTCCTATTGTTGGCGGAAAAAAGGCATTTGAGGCTGCAGTAGAAGAATAATAGAAAAAGGATGTTACCAAAATTCGGTGACATCCTTTTTTAATTACAGAGCTTTCTCCTTACTTGTTCTTCAGTCAGCCATTCATCCCCCGTTTTGATGACCTTCTCAGCTTCCATAAGTTTAGAAAGCAATCTGAGCGTACTCCTCCATGTTTATATATAATACAAAACTAATAATTAGACAGATACTGTTCCCGTTCCCATGGATGAACAGTCGTACGGAACATATCCCATTCGATCTGCTTGGCTTCCACAAAATGTTCCAGTAGATGCTCACCAAGTGCTTGCTTAATAATTTCATCCTGCTCCAGCTCTTCTAATGCAT contains the following coding sequences:
- a CDS encoding ATP-dependent DNA helicase, coding for MKQSIKIAARTLVEYVFRSGSIETGFRSSQPLVDGTKAHQKVQKTYGKNDQKEVYLKTEVPFEEMLFQIDGRCDGLLKSDDGSLTIDEIKSTSGSLEVITEDSYPVHWAQATVYAYIYAKDNDLEKINIQLTYIQVRTEEKKYFQRSLTREELADFVMDVIAQYAPYARLRIELKQKRDESTKMLAFPFDSYRDGQRKLAGAVYKTIQEQKTLFAKASTGIGKTISTIFPSIKAIGEGHLEKIFYLTAKTITRTAAEEAFRLLQEKGLAITVVTITAKDKICFQEQVNCDKAECPFANGYYDRINGAILDILQNETLMTRSVIEQYARKHTVCPFEFSLDLAYAADAVICDYNYIFDPKVSLQRLLDEQRKKSALLVDEAHNLVDRAREMYSATVEKETFLAIYRMYKDENEVIAKSANAVNEYFLEKKKQNQQLEKELDEKLVHVVDAFAYAAEEELMRGGEAEELLLNGYFSAQAFVKIARLYDKRFTSYMTLEGSDVQLKLFCLDPSHQLKQMGKGFRSKIFFSATLTPAGYYMDLLGGKAEDYVVSIPSPFQRENAEVIIQPLSTRYRDREHTLEPMVQFIVDLLQQREGNFLVFFPSYKYMLQVYEQFTATAPGEKVILQETGMTEERREDFLNSFQENEERLVGFAVLGGIFSEGVDLKGDRLSGVIIVGVGLPQIGFERDIIKDHFQANGHNGYNYAYVYPGMNKVLQAGGRLIRTDTDHGIIALIDDRFLQPMYQELLPYEWQHYSVGGAASGSFRG
- a CDS encoding nuclease-related domain-containing protein; translation: MLLFLNFFKKKKNEEPKQIHTNPQKPQKTNEHVATRKGEIGEYKIDIQLDQLPKGYRYLSDLLVKNPKAKSGHSQIDHVVLTSHGIFTIETKNYQGTIYGGKDRKTWLVNGKFKMMNPFVQNYGHIEALKTLIDKKYHDLFISMVSFTKRSTFKVGDDYRKIASNELIVYDIELSEFLHRKVSVLKIHHKEPLLSEKDIDTIYHTLLKANITDSKIREEHKHALKTNTSIEDSSSNSTCVICNKPVSQKVEAFCLSNKKFNGKIFCYAHQKTAN
- a CDS encoding YjjG family noncanonical pyrimidine nucleotidase, coding for MNYKTILFDVDDTLMDFGASEKSALHYTFLAYKLPTGLVDYQPDYRKISKGLWRDLEQGLLSVTELGVERFRRLFLQHELDINPKTFNEVYLNYLGKEVHHMDGVLELFDQLNDYKLGVVTNGFTTVQNSRLSRSPLYKSFDHIITSEDAGYQKPHVGFFDYTFSKLGIKEKEDVLIVGDSLTSDIQGGINYGVDTCWFNPHKKENNTEIKPTYEICELAELIEIVEKEKV
- a CDS encoding Xaa-Pro dipeptidyl-peptidase translates to MIYLLRRKGTKSFSWLLTLVMAVSLAMPSLSYADEAESNSIQQAYELDDGVTAEKYDYADAIKETIYVESTLDSDEDGTPDRIAADIIRPKESNGDMKVPVIMDASPYYESLGRGNESEIKDTDGDGVNDMFPLFYDNYFVPRGYAVVQVDMVGTNNSDGCPTTGGFEEIESIKVVIEWLNGKGKAWDENGDEIAADWSTGKVGMIGKSYDGTLANGVAATGVEGLETIVPIGAISSWYDYYRYEGISFRKNGPNGLSKLVTSSERVPACAPVRENIKEKADDETGDYNSFWDERNYIKDAHNIEASVFVVHGINDYNVKANHFSNWWEVLKENDVPRKLWLTQTGHVDPFDFRREEWVNTLHRWFDHWLLDIDNGIMDEPAVDIEREADEWETYSSWPDQNAKAVKVRLAPAVGNLPGVLTTGPVKGNFTQTFVDEPYQRESAMVEDEFSTKENRLMFMTPKLEDDLRLSGIPEIDIRANVNKEDTNLTALIVDYGADERVNHRDRGEGVRTLEEESCWGQSTAADDACYKETEKTTHEAPYEIVTHGWMDATNWKTLDYTDLLKPEKSYRFQWDTLPEDYVFKEGHRIGIVIAGSNYQRLLPMQNKATIEVSLGQSKALLPIVGGKKAFEAAVEE